The following proteins come from a genomic window of Natrinema saccharevitans:
- a CDS encoding class I fructose-bisphosphate aldolase — protein sequence MIPIDDSPIVRDGKSLILAMDHGLEHGPVDFEDVPEKLDPSTVFETATHDAVTAMAVQKGIAEGYYPSYEDDVNLLLKLNGTSNLWMGEPDSAVNCSVDYAAELGADALGFTVYGGSNHEIEMVEEFRDAQENGREYDLPMVMWSYPRGQGLKNDTKPSTISYATRLALELGADIAKVKYPGSPDAMAHAVDCAGDMKVIMSGGSKTSDYEFLSQVEAVIDAGAKGLAVGRNVWQREDPTRLLDALEKVIYEEETADAALEATE from the coding sequence ATGATTCCGATCGACGATTCCCCGATCGTTCGCGATGGCAAATCACTGATTCTTGCGATGGACCACGGCTTAGAACACGGACCCGTCGACTTCGAGGACGTCCCTGAGAAGCTCGATCCGTCGACGGTCTTCGAGACGGCGACTCACGACGCCGTCACCGCGATGGCCGTCCAGAAGGGGATCGCCGAGGGCTACTACCCTAGCTACGAGGACGACGTCAATCTCCTGTTGAAGCTAAACGGTACGTCGAACCTCTGGATGGGCGAGCCCGACTCGGCGGTCAACTGCTCGGTCGACTACGCCGCCGAACTGGGTGCCGACGCCCTCGGCTTTACCGTCTACGGCGGCTCGAACCACGAGATCGAGATGGTCGAGGAGTTCCGCGACGCTCAAGAGAACGGGCGCGAGTACGACCTCCCCATGGTCATGTGGTCGTATCCGCGGGGCCAGGGGCTGAAAAACGACACCAAGCCCAGCACCATCTCCTACGCGACGCGGCTGGCCCTCGAGCTGGGCGCCGACATCGCGAAGGTCAAGTACCCCGGGAGCCCGGACGCGATGGCCCACGCCGTCGACTGTGCCGGCGACATGAAGGTCATCATGTCGGGCGGGTCCAAGACCTCCGACTACGAGTTCCTCTCGCAGGTCGAGGCGGTCATCGACGCCGGCGCGAAGGGACTGGCCGTCGGCCGCAACGTCTGGCAGCGCGAGGACCCGACGCGGCTGCTCGACGCCCTCGAGAAGGTCATCTACGAGGAGGAGACGGCCGACGCCGCGCTCGAGGCCACCGAATAG
- a CDS encoding phytoene/squalene synthase family protein: MTTGQPESKPDADLEDDLEWCYDAVHGVSRTFSITIDRLEEPMARHICLGYLLCRIADTIEDAGHIPPERQTELLTRYDRLLDPDAREPIGEFMADVEPWIPEDRNDDWEVVAQTPRVLRTFESLDEEPREIMRDPVRELVDGMAMFTDRYADEGGLRLQTIEELEEYCWYAAGTVGTLITGLVARGTSQDRADEMRENARSFALLLQLVNIAKDVNDDYREENNVYLPAEWLAAEDVDVEAVTDEAHHGGVTNVIKRVTGRAERYLDDAQRYLEVVPEHNGNRLSAWAIPYLLAVGTLRELRERPEDVVREGDVKVSRAEVFALLQQFEDGVSRSRLSELREQMANQPLHQ, translated from the coding sequence ATGACCACGGGCCAGCCCGAATCCAAACCAGACGCCGACCTCGAGGACGACCTCGAGTGGTGTTACGATGCGGTTCACGGCGTTTCGCGGACTTTTTCGATCACGATCGATCGGCTCGAAGAGCCGATGGCGAGACACATCTGTCTCGGCTATCTCCTCTGTCGCATCGCTGATACGATCGAGGACGCCGGTCACATCCCACCGGAGCGACAGACGGAACTGCTCACGCGGTACGACCGGTTGCTCGACCCCGACGCGAGGGAACCGATCGGGGAGTTCATGGCCGACGTCGAGCCCTGGATTCCCGAGGACAGAAACGACGACTGGGAGGTCGTCGCCCAGACCCCCCGCGTCCTGCGGACGTTCGAATCCCTCGACGAAGAGCCCCGCGAGATCATGCGCGATCCCGTCCGGGAACTCGTCGACGGGATGGCGATGTTCACCGACCGGTACGCCGACGAGGGCGGCCTGCGCTTACAGACCATCGAGGAACTCGAGGAGTACTGCTGGTACGCCGCCGGCACCGTCGGCACCCTTATCACCGGGCTGGTCGCCCGCGGCACCTCACAGGACCGGGCCGACGAGATGCGGGAGAACGCCCGCTCGTTTGCCCTCCTCCTACAGCTGGTCAACATCGCGAAAGACGTCAACGACGACTACCGCGAGGAGAACAACGTCTACCTCCCCGCCGAGTGGCTCGCCGCGGAGGACGTCGACGTCGAGGCAGTCACCGACGAGGCCCACCACGGTGGCGTCACGAACGTCATCAAGCGGGTGACAGGCCGCGCCGAGCGCTACCTCGACGACGCCCAGCGATACCTCGAAGTCGTCCCCGAACACAACGGCAACCGCCTCTCGGCGTGGGCGATCCCCTATCTGCTGGCGGTCGGCACGCTCCGCGAACTCCGCGAACGGCCCGAGGACGTGGTCCGCGAGGGCGACGTGAAAGTCTCCCGAGCGGAGGTTTTCGCCCTCCTCCAGCAGTTCGAGGACGGCGTCTCCCGCTCGCGACTGTCCGAACTGCGCGAGCAGATGGCCAACCAGCCGCTCCACCAGTAG
- a CDS encoding DUF7409 domain-containing protein, which produces MSKEEVASDAETGTAPASDGEGGDATVVDIGITVDVGDDAAAVGSDPVELAFDEDELLAAADDATTDTDDEAPAGSAPDAAIDPAEREALADAGVDPDAVVDKEYSYRLLLEDGVDEDVAAALRRRFSLPWSFESDGDLQRRSSEVRGLGAAEREWIAVSDDEDWQAFEYDEEGVSVGRNRPDERPYPKPTPVAAVTGVGPDDADRLAEAGVQSAERLATVDAMTVAKALDLNVLHVRTWRHSARELLE; this is translated from the coding sequence GTGAGCAAGGAAGAGGTCGCCAGCGACGCGGAGACGGGAACCGCCCCGGCGAGCGACGGGGAAGGCGGGGACGCGACCGTCGTCGACATCGGCATCACCGTCGACGTCGGCGACGACGCGGCCGCCGTCGGTTCTGACCCCGTCGAACTCGCCTTCGACGAGGACGAACTGCTCGCAGCGGCCGACGACGCGACCACGGACACCGACGACGAAGCACCCGCGGGTTCGGCGCCGGACGCGGCGATCGACCCGGCCGAGCGCGAGGCGCTCGCGGACGCCGGCGTCGACCCCGACGCGGTCGTCGACAAGGAGTACTCCTATCGGCTGTTGCTCGAGGACGGGGTCGACGAGGACGTCGCGGCCGCCCTGCGCAGGCGCTTTTCGCTGCCGTGGTCGTTCGAATCCGACGGCGACTTACAGCGGCGCTCGAGCGAGGTCCGCGGGCTGGGCGCAGCCGAACGCGAGTGGATCGCGGTCAGCGACGACGAGGACTGGCAGGCCTTCGAGTACGACGAAGAAGGCGTGTCGGTCGGACGGAACCGGCCCGACGAGCGGCCGTACCCGAAGCCGACGCCGGTGGCCGCCGTCACCGGGGTCGGCCCCGACGACGCCGACCGACTGGCCGAGGCTGGGGTCCAGTCGGCCGAGCGGCTGGCGACGGTCGACGCGATGACCGTCGCCAAGGCGCTCGATCTGAACGTTTTGCACGTCCGCACGTGGCGACACAGCGCCCGCGAATTGCTCGAGTGA
- a CDS encoding DUF5658 family protein, whose amino-acid sequence MSSERATADQWLPGDVTPVDLERLLWALVALSLVADVVTTFVGLNVGLAESNPAARGAIESYGVVGMLGLKAFAVGVALACRPLLERAYRPIVPAGLAVPWLAAAVLNVYTISTVV is encoded by the coding sequence ATGAGTTCCGAGCGCGCGACCGCCGACCAGTGGCTGCCGGGCGACGTGACCCCCGTCGACCTCGAGCGGTTGCTCTGGGCGCTGGTCGCGCTCTCGCTGGTCGCCGACGTCGTCACGACGTTCGTCGGGCTCAACGTCGGGTTGGCCGAGTCCAACCCCGCGGCTCGCGGCGCGATCGAGAGCTACGGCGTCGTCGGCATGCTCGGACTGAAGGCGTTCGCGGTCGGCGTCGCGCTCGCCTGCCGTCCCCTCCTCGAGCGGGCGTACCGGCCGATCGTGCCGGCGGGGCTCGCAGTGCCGTGGCTGGCCGCCGCAGTTCTCAACGTCTATACCATCTCGACGGTCGTGTGA
- a CDS encoding class 1 fructose-bisphosphatase, translating to MTVSDPVVEDVVATIGRSATEIRQGLIGRRGTVDGENPSGETQAEADVWADELLGDRLAGIDGVGQYASEERADVVDCGADPADSDAYAVAVDPLDGSSNLKSNNTMGTIFGVYDAALPARGETLVAAGFVLYGPITTMLIATEETVTEYELSGGERTIVDRDVTLPDEPVVYGFGGRVPDWPADFREYAREIEDELKLRYGGALIGDVNQVLTYGGTFGYPALESRPEGKLRLQFEGNPIGYVVERAGGRSSNGDRSLLAVEPDALHDRTPVHVGNDELIERLEATLE from the coding sequence ATGACGGTGTCAGACCCGGTCGTCGAGGACGTCGTGGCGACGATCGGTCGCTCGGCGACCGAGATCCGGCAGGGGCTGATCGGTCGTCGCGGCACGGTCGACGGGGAAAATCCCAGCGGCGAGACCCAGGCCGAAGCGGACGTCTGGGCCGACGAGTTGCTCGGCGACCGGCTCGCCGGGATCGACGGCGTCGGCCAGTACGCCAGCGAGGAACGCGCCGACGTCGTCGACTGCGGTGCGGATCCAGCCGACAGCGACGCGTACGCGGTCGCGGTCGACCCGCTCGACGGCTCCTCGAACCTCAAGTCCAACAACACGATGGGGACGATCTTCGGCGTCTACGACGCCGCCCTGCCCGCCCGCGGCGAGACGCTCGTGGCCGCCGGCTTCGTCCTCTACGGGCCGATCACGACGATGCTGATCGCCACCGAGGAGACCGTCACCGAGTACGAACTCTCCGGCGGCGAGCGCACGATCGTCGACCGCGACGTGACCCTGCCCGACGAGCCGGTCGTCTACGGCTTCGGCGGCCGCGTCCCCGACTGGCCCGCGGACTTCCGCGAGTACGCCCGTGAGATCGAGGACGAACTCAAACTCCGCTACGGCGGCGCGCTGATCGGCGACGTTAATCAGGTACTGACCTACGGCGGAACCTTCGGCTACCCCGCCCTCGAGTCCCGGCCCGAGGGCAAACTCCGCCTCCAGTTCGAGGGGAACCCGATCGGCTACGTCGTCGAGCGGGCCGGCGGGCGCTCCTCGAACGGGGACCGCTCGCTGCTCGCCGTCGAGCCCGACGCGCTCCACGACCGGACGCCGGTCCACGTCGGCAACGACGAACTGATCGAGCGCCTCGAGGCGACCCTCGAGTAA
- a CDS encoding 3-hydroxyacyl-CoA dehydrogenase family protein has translation MVREQLDRIGVVGAGTMGSGIAQVAATNGCEVVMRDIESEYVENGFDTIDDSLGRLESRGDLEEDPATIRDRIEGTTLLGDLGDCDLVVEAALEELAVKQEIFADLERVCDEDVVLATNTSTLSITSIAGDLERPERVIGLHFMNPVPIMEGVEVVVGEKTTDAVTDLAHDFAEDLEKTTWEADDKPGFVTNRILMPWINEGIRAYDEGVASKEDIDAGMELGTNVPMGPLTLADHIGLDVCLHASETLHGELGDRYKPAYLLKRKVEAGDLGKKTGRGFYEYE, from the coding sequence ATGGTTCGCGAGCAACTCGACCGAATCGGCGTCGTCGGCGCGGGGACGATGGGCAGCGGCATCGCACAGGTCGCCGCCACGAACGGCTGCGAGGTCGTCATGCGCGACATCGAATCGGAGTACGTCGAGAACGGTTTCGACACGATCGACGACAGCCTCGGGCGCCTCGAGAGCCGGGGCGACCTCGAGGAAGATCCGGCAACGATCCGCGACCGGATCGAGGGGACCACGCTCCTCGGCGATCTCGGCGACTGCGATCTGGTCGTCGAGGCCGCCCTCGAGGAACTCGCAGTCAAGCAGGAAATCTTCGCCGATCTCGAGCGAGTGTGTGACGAGGACGTCGTCCTCGCGACGAACACGAGTACGCTCTCGATCACCTCGATCGCAGGCGACCTCGAGCGCCCGGAGCGCGTGATCGGGCTGCACTTCATGAACCCGGTGCCGATCATGGAGGGCGTCGAGGTCGTCGTCGGCGAGAAGACGACCGACGCGGTGACCGACCTGGCCCACGACTTCGCCGAAGACCTCGAGAAGACGACGTGGGAGGCCGACGACAAGCCCGGCTTCGTCACCAACCGCATCCTGATGCCCTGGATCAACGAGGGGATCCGGGCCTACGACGAGGGCGTCGCCTCGAAGGAAGACATCGACGCAGGGATGGAACTCGGGACCAACGTCCCGATGGGGCCGCTGACGCTGGCCGACCACATCGGGCTCGACGTCTGTCTCCACGCTTCCGAGACGCTCCACGGGGAACTGGGCGACCGGTACAAGCCCGCCTACCTCCTCAAGCGAAAGGTGGAGGCCGGCGACCTCGGCAAGAAGACGGGGCGTGGGTTCTACGAGTACGAGTGA